The following are encoded together in the Oncorhynchus masou masou isolate Uvic2021 chromosome 5, UVic_Omas_1.1, whole genome shotgun sequence genome:
- the LOC135539766 gene encoding sodium- and chloride-dependent GABA transporter 2-like codes for MKLRHPEEMLEECCSATKRGECVMEKHNDPNLRFNMLSQQEVGLVQPVPVPSTQTRGQWSSKLEFLLAVAGQIIGLGNVWRFPYLCYKNGGGVFFIPYVLFLFTCGIPLFLLETSLGQYTTQGSITCWRKICPLFEGLGYGSQVVVLYSSIYYIIILAWAFFYLFSSFSSELPWASCRNSWNTATCIEFDRRVVGHLNWTVAGNATSPVREFWERRVLSLTDSPSNLGSVRWELALCLLLSWILCYFCVWKGVKSTGKVVYFTATFPYLMLVVLLVRGLTLPGAIDGIKFYLYPDPARLTDPQVWMDAGTQIFYSYAICLGCLTALGSYNKYDNNCYKDCVYLCLLNSGTSFVAGFAIFSVLGFMAYEQGTDISTVAESGPGLAFIAYPRAVAMMPLPQLWAIFFFIMIILLGLDSEFVGLEALMTAISDMYPSFFLVGHRRKVLLLIISVGSFFIGLVMVTEGGLYIFQLFDYYACSGMTLLLFAILQSVCISWVYGADRLYDNIEDMIGYRPLPIIKYCLKYFTPVICTATFVFSLIKLAPLKFNNTFQYPWWGSAVGWWFTLSSTLMVPLWMVYIVSVTPGTLRQRLSILTTPSKDLPMTKAQKNSLLAKQSEQYRPLGDTEIPAWGHNLLDRDTAPLSQLPSL; via the exons tgttaTGGAAAAGCATAATGATCCCAATTTGAGGTTCAATATGCTTTCCCAGCAGGAGGTGGGTCTGGTCCAGCCTGTCCCTGTGCCAAGCACCCAGACCAGGGGACAGTGGTCAAGCAAGCTGGAGTTCCTCCTGGCTGTGGCCGGACAGATCATAGGCTTGGGGAATGTATGGAGGTTCCCATATCTGTGCTACAAAAATGGAGGAG GGGTGTTCTTCATCCCTTATGTGCTCTTTCTGTTCACCTGTGGCATTCCACTCTTTCTCCTGGAGACCTCCTTGGGCCAGTACACCACGCAGGGCAGCATCACCTGCTGGAGGAAGATCTGCCCCCTGTTTGAAG GACTGGGTTATGGTAGTCAGGTGGTGGTTCTATATTCCAGCATCTATTACATCATCATTCTAGCCTGGGCCTTCTTCTACCTCTTCTCCTCATTCAGCTCTGAGCTCCCCTGGgccagttgtagaaacagctgGAACACAG CAACCTGCATAGAGTTTGACAGAAGAGTAGTGGGACATTTAAATTGGACAGTAGCAGGAAACGCAACATCACCAGTAAGAGAGTTCTGGGA GAGAAGAGTTTTGAGTCTCACAGACAGTCCAAGCAATCTAGGCAGTGTTCGCTGGGAGCTGGCTCTGTGTCTTCTACTGTCATGGATTCTCTGTTACTTCTGTGTCTGGAAAGGAGTGAAGTCTACTGGGAAG GTGGTCTACTTCACTGCCACCTTCCCCTATCTGATGCTGGTGGTGTTGCTGGTCCGTGGACTCACACTGCCGGGGGCAATAGATGGTATCAAGTTCTACCTCTACCCAGACCCAGCCCGCCTCACTGACCCACAG GTGTGGATGGATGCTGGAACACAAATCTTCTATTCCTATGCTATCTGCCTCGGCTGTCTGACTGCTCTTGGCAGCTACAACAAGTATGACAACAACTGTTACAA GGACTGTGTGTACCTGTGCCTGTTGAACAGTGGAACCAGCTTTGTGGCCGGTTTTGCGATCTTCTCTGTTCTGGGCTTCATGGCTTATGAACAAGGGACAGACATCTCAACAGTGGCCGAATCAG GTCCTGGCCTGGCATTCATCGCCTACCCTCGTGCCGTGGCCATGATGCCATTACCCCAGCTTTGGGCCATCTTCTTCTTCATCATGATAATCCTACTGGGTTTAGACAGTGAG TTTGTAGGTCTGGAGGCTTTGATGACAGCCATCTCAGACATGTATCCCTCCTTCTTCCTGGTTGGCCATCGGCGTAaagtcctcctcctcatcatcagtgTGGGTAGCTTCTTCATCGGCCTGGTCATGGtcacagag GGAGGCCTGTATATCTTCCAGCTGTTTGATTACTATGCCTGCAGTGGGATGACTCTTCTTCTCTTCGCTATACTACAGTCAGTGTGTATCAGCTGGGTTTATG GTGCAGACCGTCTGTACGATAATATAGAGGACATGATCGGTTATCGACCATTACCCATCATTAAGTACTGTTTAAAGTATTTCACTCCAGTCATCTGCACG GCTACATTTGTCTTCTCCTTGATAAAGTTAGCCCCGCTGAAGTTCAACAACACCTTTCAGTATCCTTGGTGGGGTTCCGCCGTTGGCTGGTGGttcactctctcctccaccctcatgGTTCCTCTGTGGATGGTTTACATCGTGAGCGTCACTCCTGGTACACTGCGACAG AGACTGTCCATCCTCACCACGCCGTCAAAGGATCTCCCCATGACCAAGGCCCAGAAGAATTCCCTCTTGGCCAAGCAGTCAGAGCAGTACAGGCCCCTGGGGGACACGGAGATACCAGCCTGGGGCCACAACCTCCTAGACAGAGACACTGCCCCCCTCTCTCAGCTACCATCCCTATAG